One window of the Labilibaculum sp. genome contains the following:
- a CDS encoding glycosyl hydrolase 115 family protein, with translation MNKFLCGVVLLISVLSCQQKKTDSCTIASSSSTTTIYVNRECDSLLRWAITDVAQSIESIIGKKLIIKEVNELPETETGGNSIIVGLYSDEFIKKERLIEERDGNTVWEQFLIKQKEGKLFIVGSDIRGTVYGIFDMAERIGISPWNWWADVKPLPRDVVNLTLPSEGILQSPSVKFRGIFLNDEDWGLQPWAAKTFEPETGDIGPKTYEKIFQLLLRLKANTIWPAMHHCTKPFFAAEGNKEMAEKYHIVLGSSHAEPMLRNNVREWDKEKNGAFNYFSNSKNVQKYWQDRVKETKNAGNECLYSMGMRGIHDSKMEGASSQEEMVEMMHTIIMDQRDMLATTLEKSVEEIPQVLVPYKEVLDLYNAGMQVPEDISLMWCDDNYGYIRRMSSGEEQKRSGGAGVYYHLSYWGRPHDYLWLSTTQPGLIWYEMTRAYQNGAQNIWIANVGDIKPAEYNTEFFLDLAWDINSINSSGVKDHLREYCARDFGVENADSIADVMQEYYRLAFLRKPEFMGWSQTEPTTKTHLSVFSIDANDNELQRRIDDYQQLVDKVDRVKQSVNANLLDAFFQLVEYPVKGAALINHKFLYAQLADCIADKDEKAIYESRSKDAYRKIEKLTNYYNKGMLSGKWDGMMNAAPRNLPVFEMPDFGAETVAEDTVEYQLNNKPVFIQAKDYSNCSGRDEYSWQSIDGLGCSNDAISLYPLSIHTFEGELPFVEYEFEIDQPGVYEIEIRCLPTHSNNFKHELSVQVDENVPEVYPLNTKGRSNEWKTNVLRNFVSVKSKLEIKKAGKHQLKLLVNQTGIVIDQLAVKKEDYPAYYEIPN, from the coding sequence ATGAATAAATTTTTATGCGGGGTAGTTTTGCTGATTTCAGTACTATCCTGTCAACAAAAAAAAACGGATTCCTGCACAATTGCAAGTTCTTCTTCAACAACAACTATTTATGTGAACAGGGAATGCGATTCCTTACTTCGCTGGGCAATTACCGATGTTGCTCAGTCAATCGAAAGTATCATAGGAAAAAAGTTAATAATCAAGGAGGTGAATGAACTTCCCGAAACAGAAACGGGTGGGAATTCGATCATCGTTGGTTTGTATTCTGATGAATTCATAAAAAAGGAAAGATTAATTGAAGAGAGAGATGGGAATACCGTCTGGGAACAGTTTTTAATTAAACAGAAGGAGGGTAAATTATTTATTGTTGGAAGTGATATCCGGGGAACGGTTTACGGAATTTTTGATATGGCCGAACGCATTGGTATTTCGCCATGGAATTGGTGGGCTGATGTAAAACCGCTGCCACGGGATGTTGTAAATCTGACTTTGCCTTCGGAAGGTATTCTGCAATCTCCATCGGTGAAATTCAGGGGCATTTTTTTAAACGATGAAGACTGGGGACTTCAGCCTTGGGCGGCAAAAACATTTGAACCGGAAACCGGCGATATCGGGCCTAAAACTTATGAAAAGATTTTTCAGTTGTTGCTGCGTTTAAAGGCAAATACCATTTGGCCGGCGATGCATCATTGCACAAAACCATTCTTTGCAGCCGAAGGCAATAAAGAAATGGCTGAGAAGTACCATATTGTACTGGGGTCTAGCCATGCGGAACCAATGCTTCGGAATAATGTCAGGGAATGGGACAAAGAAAAGAACGGGGCGTTTAATTATTTCAGCAATAGTAAAAATGTACAGAAATATTGGCAGGATCGGGTAAAAGAGACAAAAAATGCGGGCAATGAATGTCTGTATTCAATGGGCATGAGGGGAATTCATGATTCTAAAATGGAAGGCGCATCGAGTCAGGAAGAAATGGTTGAAATGATGCATACTATTATTATGGATCAGAGAGATATGTTAGCGACTACTTTAGAGAAATCAGTGGAAGAGATTCCGCAGGTATTGGTGCCTTATAAGGAAGTTCTGGATTTATACAATGCAGGAATGCAGGTGCCTGAAGATATTAGTTTGATGTGGTGCGATGATAACTATGGTTATATACGCAGAATGAGCAGCGGGGAAGAACAAAAACGCTCTGGTGGTGCAGGAGTGTATTATCACCTAAGTTATTGGGGCAGACCACACGATTATTTGTGGTTGAGTACAACACAGCCAGGACTTATTTGGTATGAAATGACCCGTGCCTATCAAAACGGAGCACAAAACATATGGATTGCCAACGTAGGTGACATTAAACCGGCAGAGTACAACACCGAATTTTTTCTTGATTTGGCCTGGGATATCAACAGTATCAATTCATCAGGCGTTAAGGATCATTTAAGGGAGTATTGTGCACGCGATTTTGGCGTTGAAAATGCGGACAGTATTGCCGATGTAATGCAGGAATATTACCGTTTGGCATTTTTGCGTAAACCCGAATTCATGGGCTGGAGTCAAACGGAACCAACTACCAAAACTCATTTGTCAGTCTTCAGTATCGATGCCAATGATAATGAGTTACAGCGGCGAATTGATGATTATCAGCAATTGGTTGATAAGGTAGATCGTGTAAAACAGTCCGTCAATGCAAATCTGCTGGATGCCTTTTTTCAATTGGTTGAATATCCTGTTAAAGGTGCTGCTTTAATCAATCACAAGTTTTTGTATGCACAACTGGCCGATTGCATTGCTGATAAAGATGAAAAAGCAATATATGAGAGCAGGTCGAAGGATGCTTACCGCAAAATTGAAAAATTAACAAATTATTATAACAAAGGCATGCTTTCGGGGAAATGGGACGGAATGATGAATGCAGCCCCACGAAATTTACCGGTTTTTGAAATGCCCGATTTTGGTGCCGAAACAGTTGCAGAAGATACAGTAGAGTATCAGTTAAATAACAAACCTGTTTTTATTCAGGCAAAGGATTATTCAAATTGCAGCGGGAGAGATGAATATAGCTGGCAAAGCATTGATGGTTTAGGCTGCAGTAATGATGCAATTAGCCTTTATCCGTTATCAATTCATACTTTTGAAGGAGAATTGCCCTTTGTTGAATATGAGTTTGAGATTGATCAGCCGGGAGTGTATGAAATTGAAATTAGATGTTTGCCAACTCATTCAAACAATTTTAAGCATGAGTTAAGTGTGCAGGTAGATGAGAATGTGCCTGAAGTTTATCCGTTAAATACAAAAGGCCGCAGCAATGAATGGAAAACAAATGTATTGCGGAACTTTGTATCGGTTAAGAGCAAGCTTGAAATAAAAAAGGCAGGCAAGCATCAATTAAAGTTACTTGTAAATCAAACAGGTATTGTGATCGATCAATTGGCGGTTAAGAAGGAAGATTATCCTGCTTATTATGAAATTCCGAATTAA